The Providencia rettgeri genome includes a window with the following:
- a CDS encoding TonB family C-terminal domain, protein MSITTFENEYLRRTTKISGGFALAIALHIGVVGLYIWVTHNQQWDELLPPPSVVMEISIESQAEQLTEANIGQLQELSVASQAHEAPSEEKIIPPLAINEQAEVQVAKAVSTKRTAEVKKQKHEKQAVEQKQATDSKANDAPVTSDAAAPLQTQKIAAEFNSQSQSVDNAKRLWEAQVLGKLNKYKRFPEDAVRRGRVGQSTVTFTVDPQGFLLGSDLVSSSATRSLDREALQVLSRAAPLPEPPAEILINGRVTVRIPIDFTLNEK, encoded by the coding sequence ATGAGTATAACAACATTTGAAAATGAGTATTTAAGGCGAACAACGAAGATAAGTGGGGGCTTCGCATTGGCAATTGCTCTTCATATTGGGGTTGTTGGGTTGTATATATGGGTAACTCACAATCAACAATGGGATGAGTTATTGCCTCCGCCATCAGTGGTGATGGAGATTTCGATTGAATCGCAAGCCGAACAATTGACAGAAGCTAACATTGGCCAACTACAAGAGTTATCGGTGGCGAGCCAGGCTCATGAAGCCCCATCGGAAGAGAAAATTATCCCACCATTAGCCATCAATGAGCAGGCTGAAGTGCAAGTCGCTAAAGCGGTGAGTACAAAACGAACTGCTGAAGTCAAAAAACAAAAGCATGAAAAGCAGGCGGTTGAACAAAAACAAGCGACTGATTCAAAAGCCAATGATGCCCCTGTCACCAGTGATGCTGCAGCGCCATTACAAACTCAAAAAATTGCCGCAGAATTTAATAGCCAGTCACAATCGGTAGATAACGCGAAAAGGCTATGGGAAGCACAAGTATTGGGGAAACTAAATAAATACAAGCGGTTTCCTGAAGACGCCGTAAGGCGGGGGCGAGTCGGTCAATCAACAGTAACATTTACGGTTGACCCACAAGGTTTTTTGCTTGGTAGCGACCTAGTAAGTTCATCAGCAACACGATCTTTGGATAGAGAAGCATTGCAGGTGCTATCGAGAGCAGCACCTTTACCTGAACCCCCAGCTGAAATTTTAATCAATGGGCGGGTAACTGTCAGGATACCTATTGATTTTACTCTTAATGAAAAATAG
- the ptrB_4 gene encoding Protease 2: MNTFTDFIDATKGLLSEGYGKAGHVYAMGGSAGGLLMGAVVNMAPDLYEGVVSAVPFVDVVTTMLDPSIPLTTGEYDEWGNPENEEDYWRIKAYSPYDNIKAQHYPHILVTTGLHDSQVQYWEPAKWVAKLRDIKQGNSLLLLETNMNAGHGGKSGRFNALDDIAQEYSFILMLEIKINIFHI, from the coding sequence ATGAATACCTTTACTGACTTTATTGATGCAACCAAAGGGTTATTATCAGAAGGTTATGGTAAAGCAGGACATGTGTATGCCATGGGGGGCAGTGCGGGTGGCTTATTAATGGGAGCGGTTGTGAATATGGCGCCTGATTTATACGAGGGGGTTGTTTCCGCTGTTCCATTTGTTGATGTGGTAACCACAATGTTAGACCCATCAATCCCTCTGACCACCGGGGAATACGATGAGTGGGGTAACCCTGAAAATGAAGAAGATTACTGGCGAATTAAAGCGTATAGCCCTTATGACAATATCAAAGCACAACATTACCCACATATTTTAGTGACGACAGGGTTACATGACTCTCAAGTTCAATATTGGGAACCTGCAAAATGGGTAGCTAAATTACGAGATATTAAACAAGGCAATTCATTATTATTATTAGAAACTAATATGAATGCGGGGCATGGTGGTAAATCAGGGCGTTTTAATGCACTAGATGATATCGCCCAAGAATATAGTTTTATTCTCATGCTTGAAATAAAGATAAATATTTTCCACATTTAA
- a CDS encoding Probable TonB-dependent receptor NMB1497 precursor: MNNKTIIMVASIIATSSQGIALAENTQQQNKQKEGVVNFSQLKVSGAQKQTPLVKALEKPGAYSAVGTENKLQSMDKIIRTMPGTYTQMDASQGTVNINIRGLSGFGRVNMMVDGVTQSYYGISPSQYTHGQQPNNDFGALIDPNFIVEVEVEKGQLNGGNSVNALAGSANFRTIGIDDVIFKDNVYGLRSKASWGDNGLGYNGMVAVAGKTLLQDDGYFGGLIAVSGHNIPGSYKNGDGFDSDEFATDSTFKQKPQSQLAKLKYKPNDSHELEFSGRFLQNKLTRRKINSEDYYIKYKYTPLNELIDVEVLASHGKNGHVFNPVINL, translated from the coding sequence ATGAATAATAAAACAATAATTATGGTTGCTAGCATTATTGCCACTAGCTCCCAAGGGATTGCTTTGGCTGAAAATACGCAGCAGCAGAATAAGCAGAAAGAAGGTGTGGTTAATTTTAGCCAATTAAAAGTCTCAGGTGCGCAGAAACAAACGCCATTAGTCAAAGCATTGGAAAAACCGGGTGCTTATAGCGCGGTGGGTACGGAAAATAAATTGCAATCGATGGATAAAATTATTCGTACTATGCCCGGAACCTATACTCAAATGGATGCCAGCCAAGGTACCGTTAATATCAATATTCGCGGGTTGAGTGGTTTTGGTCGCGTGAATATGATGGTGGATGGTGTCACGCAAAGTTATTATGGAATTTCCCCAAGTCAATATACACATGGACAACAGCCAAATAATGATTTTGGCGCTTTAATTGACCCAAATTTTATTGTTGAAGTTGAAGTAGAGAAAGGGCAATTAAATGGAGGCAATAGTGTTAACGCTTTAGCAGGGAGTGCAAATTTTCGTACTATCGGTATTGATGATGTGATTTTTAAAGATAATGTATATGGGCTGCGTAGTAAAGCTAGCTGGGGAGATAATGGTCTCGGTTATAATGGCATGGTAGCGGTCGCAGGAAAGACATTATTGCAAGATGATGGCTATTTTGGCGGTTTAATTGCGGTTAGTGGCCATAATATTCCTGGCAGTTATAAAAATGGTGATGGGTTTGATAGTGATGAATTTGCCACCGACTCCACTTTCAAACAAAAGCCACAATCGCAATTAGCTAAATTGAAATATAAACCTAATGACAGCCATGAATTAGAATTCAGTGGTCGTTTCTTACAAAATAAGCTCACACGAAGAAAGATTAATAGTGAAGATTATTATATTAAATATAAATATACGCCGCTAAATGAATTAATTGATGTTGAGGTTTTAGCGAGTCATGGAAAAAATGGTCATGTATTCAATCCGGTGATTAACCTGTAA
- a CDS encoding Uncharacterized iron-regulated protein gives MISIRLTSQIATLMVGLFFLIGCTQKIEPTIVQLDSQLTVSNQIIDLATGKSLTPQQLIEQLAQSPRVIVGEKHDNHYHHQIEQWLAQEMPKIRPQGAVLLEMLTPSQQNSVNRVQAQMQNNPYIRDEKLQSALNWNSGWPWEQYGALIRHLLSSPYPLLSANLDKKEVLAAYANPSSVTGQYSAQPIVQELISKTIESSHGGELTAEQVAKMTFIQQLRDRRMAESLLNAPTPALLFAGGYHATRAIGVPLHVQDLAPEEPVKVLIISERGEEIDHLHADFVWYTPKG, from the coding sequence ATGATTTCAATAAGATTGACCTCTCAAATAGCCACTTTAATGGTTGGGTTATTTTTCCTTATCGGTTGTACACAAAAAATTGAACCGACAATCGTACAATTAGATAGCCAACTAACAGTAAGCAACCAAATTATTGACTTAGCAACAGGTAAGTCTTTAACACCTCAGCAATTAATCGAGCAGCTTGCTCAATCTCCACGCGTCATTGTCGGAGAAAAGCATGATAACCATTATCACCACCAAATTGAGCAATGGCTTGCACAAGAAATGCCCAAAATACGGCCTCAAGGTGCGGTTCTACTCGAAATGTTGACACCGTCGCAGCAAAATAGTGTGAACCGTGTACAGGCGCAGATGCAAAATAACCCTTATATTCGTGACGAAAAGCTACAGTCCGCCTTAAATTGGAATAGTGGTTGGCCTTGGGAGCAATATGGGGCTTTAATCCGCCATTTGCTGAGCTCGCCTTATCCGCTACTGTCGGCAAACCTAGATAAAAAAGAGGTACTTGCCGCCTACGCTAACCCGTCATCAGTAACGGGGCAATATTCAGCTCAACCCATTGTTCAAGAACTTATCAGTAAAACGATTGAAAGTTCTCATGGTGGGGAACTGACAGCGGAACAAGTGGCTAAAATGACCTTTATACAGCAGTTGCGTGACCGCCGTATGGCAGAGTCGTTATTAAATGCACCTACACCCGCGCTTCTATTCGCAGGTGGCTATCATGCAACAAGAGCAATTGGTGTGCCTTTACATGTGCAAGACCTAGCGCCCGAAGAACCCGTAAAAGTATTAATTATTTCAGAAAGAGGTGAAGAAATAGACCATTTACATGCTGATTTTGTGTGGTACACGCCTAAAGGATGA
- the ptrB_2 gene encoding Protease 2, producing MKQDDESVPYDYNGYTYRSRVVAGKNYSIFERRPVNSQDEWVVLVDGNERAEGTEYYRMGALAISPDNTTLAIAEDRQGRNEFAVSFRKIDESKWQENVLTNTSGNIVWLMTTKRYSM from the coding sequence ATGAAGCAGGACGATGAGTCAGTTCCCTATGATTATAATGGTTATACCTACCGTTCACGAGTTGTCGCGGGGAAAAATTATTCTATCTTTGAAAGACGCCCTGTAAATAGCCAAGATGAATGGGTTGTATTAGTTGATGGTAATGAACGAGCCGAAGGCACTGAATATTATCGTATGGGAGCGTTAGCGATTTCGCCGGATAATACCACGCTAGCGATTGCTGAAGATCGCCAAGGACGTAATGAATTTGCAGTATCATTTCGCAAAATTGATGAGAGCAAGTGGCAGGAAAATGTATTAACTAATACTTCAGGTAATATTGTCTGGCTAATGACAACCAAACGCTATTCTATGTGA
- the ptrB_3 gene encoding Protease 2: MLPYQVVKHLYGTQQTQDKLVYEEKDDTFYVSLTKSTSKDFILMGITSTETSEYRLIDANQPQNDVKILKPRQTGVEYYPDHFNGKFYIRSNHQHPLFGLYIADNISAPWVSFIAPRDGVDLEGFALFNNWLVVEERQNGLVNIRQISWLTNKENQVSFDDPTYMAWIGNNPEPDTDKLRYGYSSMTTPSSVYEINMLTQEKQLLKQEEVKDFNKQNYQSERIWVTAQDGVKVPVSLVYRKDLFKHGQNPLLVYGYGAYGYGIDPSFSSSRLSLLGSWLCLRDCTYSWWW, translated from the coding sequence TTGCTACCTTATCAAGTGGTTAAACATCTATATGGTACACAGCAAACTCAAGATAAACTGGTGTATGAAGAAAAGGATGATACTTTTTACGTTAGTTTAACGAAATCGACTTCAAAAGATTTTATTTTAATGGGGATCACGAGTACTGAAACCTCTGAGTACCGTTTAATTGATGCCAATCAGCCACAAAATGACGTTAAAATTTTAAAACCACGTCAAACGGGGGTTGAGTACTATCCTGACCATTTCAATGGTAAATTCTATATTCGTTCTAATCACCAGCATCCATTATTTGGTTTATATATTGCAGACAATATTTCAGCACCATGGGTAAGCTTTATTGCACCGCGTGATGGGGTTGATCTTGAAGGTTTTGCTTTATTTAATAATTGGTTAGTTGTGGAAGAACGCCAAAATGGTTTAGTGAATATTCGCCAAATCAGTTGGTTAACTAATAAAGAAAACCAAGTGAGCTTTGATGACCCAACATACATGGCGTGGATCGGAAATAACCCTGAGCCAGATACGGATAAACTACGCTACGGTTACTCATCAATGACCACACCGTCTTCAGTATATGAAATTAATATGCTGACTCAAGAAAAGCAGCTGTTAAAACAAGAAGAAGTTAAAGATTTTAATAAGCAAAACTACCAAAGTGAGCGTATTTGGGTTACTGCACAAGATGGGGTAAAAGTCCCGGTTTCTTTAGTTTACCGTAAAGATCTATTCAAACATGGCCAAAATCCATTGTTAGTCTATGGTTATGGCGCTTATGGGTATGGCATTGATCCTTCATTTAGTTCATCTCGTTTGTCTTTATTGGGATCGTGGCTTTGTTTACGCGATTGCACATATTCGTGGTGGTGGTGA
- a CDS encoding Transposase and inactivated derivatives: MAKVDVRCPFCQQTPSVKKHGLGSTGHQRYRCQNCCRSFQLDYKYRACQPGTKDKIIDLTMNNAGIRDTARALHISINAVVRTLKNSRRSR; this comes from the coding sequence ATGGCTAAAGTCGATGTAAGGTGCCCATTTTGTCAACAAACTCCCTCAGTGAAAAAACATGGCCTAGGGAGCACTGGTCATCAACGTTATCGCTGCCAAAATTGCTGCCGAAGCTTCCAACTCGATTATAAATATCGTGCTTGCCAACCCGGAACTAAAGATAAAATTATCGACCTCACGATGAATAATGCCGGTATTCGTGATACTGCTAGGGCCCTTCATATCAGCATTAATGCGGTTGTTCGTACTTTAAAAAACTCTCGCCGAAGCAGGTAA
- the ptrB_1 gene encoding Protease 2, which produces MRNKLTEFCFITLLGLYAATSAAEDRMSAPIAKKQPYTITTHGDARVDNYYWLRDDQRESPEIIEYLTQENNYTQQQLAKGESL; this is translated from the coding sequence ATGCGTAATAAACTCACTGAGTTTTGTTTTATTACATTACTTGGTTTATATGCAGCAACCAGTGCTGCGGAGGATAGAATGTCAGCACCAATAGCCAAAAAACAACCTTATACTATCACCACTCACGGAGATGCCCGTGTAGATAACTATTATTGGTTAAGAGATGATCAACGCGAGTCTCCAGAAATCATCGAATATTTAACGCAAGAGAATAATTATACGCAGCAGCAACTTGCAAAAGGTGAATCGTTATAA